From the Ilumatobacteraceae bacterium genome, the window CGATCGGCTGTCGGCCTTCTTCGATCTGGTCCAACAGGACCCCGTGCTCTCCCAGGTCAAGCTGATCGCCGAGCCGTGGGACATCGGCGAGGGCGGCTACCAGGTCGGCAACTTCCCGCCCCAGTGGTCGGAGTGGAACGGCCAGTACCGCGACGTCATGCGCGACTTCTGGCGTGGCGAACCGTCGACGCTCGCGGAGTTCGGGTCTCGCTTCACCGGGAGTTCCGACCTCTACGAGGCCGACACGCGGCGACCGACGGCCTCGATCAACTTCATCACCGCGCACGACGGCTTCACGCTGGCCGATCTCGTGTCGTACAACGACAAGCACAACGAAGCCAACCTCGAGGGCGGCAACGACGGCGAGTCGCACAACCGCACGTGGAACCACGGCGTCGAGGGTCCGACGGACGATCCGGAGATCAACGAACTCCGGGCGCGACAACGACGCAACCTGGTGACCACGCTGATGCTGTCGCAAGGTGTGCCGATGCTCGTCGGCGGCGACGAACTCGGCCACACGCAGCACGGCAACAACAACGCCTACTGCCAGGACAACGAGATCTCCTGGTACCCATGGGACGACATCGACGCCGACTTCGCCGCCTGGTGTCGGCGTGTCATCGCCTTCCGTGGTTCGCACCCGGTCTTCCGTCGTCGACGCTGGTTCCAGGGCAGCGTCATCCGCGGGATCGACGACCTCGCCTGGCTGCGCCCCGACGGTGACGAGATGACCGACGACGACTGGTCGACGGGCTACGCCCGAGCGGTCGGCGTCTTCTTGAACGGTTCGGCGATCCCGACCACCGACACCTACGGCGAGCCGATCGTCGACGACACCTTCCTGGTGCTGTTCAACGCCGGCCACGAGTCGATCGAGTGGCGGCTGCCCGGACCCGCGTGGGGTCGCCGTTGGACCGTCGATCTCGACACCGCCGACCCGCGCAAGGGGGTGCAGCGCACCGCCAACGCGCGTCAGGGCAGCACGCTCGACGTGCTCGGCCGATCGATCGTCGTGCTCCGTTCGACGCAACCACCACTCGCGCCCCGTCGCCCCACCGCGCGGCCCGATGCGCCTGCCCCCGCCCCGAGCACGAAGCAGCGCCGGAGCGGGGACGACGACCCCGACGAGACGAAGGAGGCCGTGGCGACGTGAGCCGGTCGAGCGCGCCCCCGTGCCCACCCCCGACCCGTGAGCGACCGAGACCTCGGACCTCCTCGCTCGCCGAACTGCAGGAGTCCCGGACATGACGCGCCGACCGACCGACCGATCCTCCTCGCCCGAGCTCGCGCAGCGCGCCACCGATCTCGGTGTCGTCGTCCGCTACGAGGACGTTGATCAGGTCCCGCACGACGCAGACCCCGACGTTCTGGCCCGAGTGGTGGAGATCCTCGAGGCCGATCGCGCGGAGTCGCGGCGCCACGTCGTCGACGGTGTCCACGTGGTCGATCCCGGTGGCTCGCGAGGCGCGATCAGGATCGGTGTCCAGGGCCGGGTCGATGATGCCTCGCTGATCGTCGGCGGCACACGCACGGCGGTCGCCCCCGGGTCGACGCCCGGAGCGATCACCCTGCCCGAGTTGCCGATCGGGTGTCACGTCCTCACGGTCGAGTCGGGTGCCCACGTCGAGGAGTGCACGATCGTCGTACCCCCGGCGACCATGCCCGGTCTCGACCCGGACCGTGCCTGGAGCAGCCTGTTCGTGCCGGCTTACGCCCTCTGGGAACGCGACGATCCGATGCCGGCGTACGAGCACCTGCGGTCGCTCGCCGTGACGTTGGGCGAGCGCGGCGTCGACACGCTGGCGACGTTGCCGCTCTATGCGACGTTCCTCGACGAGCCGTTCGATCCGAGCCCGTACTCGCCGATCAGTCGGCTGCACTGGAACGAGTCGTACATCGACGACGACGTGCTGCCTGCCGCCCCGGTCCCCGAGTTCGGTGATGTGGTCGACTGGCGTGTTGTCGGCGCTCGTCGCCGGCGCCAACTGGTCGAAGCCGCCGCCGCTGCCGACCCGGCGCTCCTCCGGCGACTGAGCCAGTTCGTCGCCGCCCATCCCGACGTCGGTGCCTACGCCCGGTTCATGGCCGACCGTGACCCTGCCGGTGGCGAGATCGTCGAGCGCTCGCACGTGCTGGCCCAGCTGCTGTGCGATGAACAGATCGGGGCGATCGGGGCCGCCCCCGGCAGCGCCGGACTGTCGATCGATCTGCCGATCGGTTCGCACCCCGCCGGCTACGAAGCATGGGCGCACCCGCGTCTGTTCGCACCCGACACGGCGGTGGGTGCTCCGCCCGACACGTTCTTCGTCGACGGTCAGAACTGGGGTTTCCCGCCCCAGTTGCCCGGCCAGATGCGAGACAGCGGCTACGGGCTCTGGCGTCAGATGATCGAGCGGGCCGGGCGGCACGCGACGATGCTGCGCATCGACCACGTGATGGCCGTCCACCGGCTCTGGTGGATCCCCGACGGCAGCTCTGCCGACCGGGGCGTCTACGTCCGGTATCCCGAGCGAGAGCTGCTCGCCGTCATCGCTGCCAGTGCCGCCGTGGCCGATGTCGCGGTCGTGGGGGAGAACCTCGGCACGGTGCCGCCCGAGGTCGGCGTCGCCCTCGACGACTGGGAAATGCTCGGCATGTACGAGGAGCAGTTCACGACCGGCGAAGCGCAGCTCGCCGACATTCCCGCACGCAGCGTCACCGGCGTGCGAACCCACGACATGGCAGCATTCGCCGAGCACGTGGCCACCACCGACCTGACGACCTACATCCGCAATCTGGCCGCGAGTCGGGACGAACCGATCGACGACCTGTTGGACGCGGTGCTCGAACGCCTCGCGGCGAGCGATGCCGCCATGCTCGTGGTCGACCTGGACGATCTGCTCGGCGAACGGCGCCCGCACAATCTGCCCGGCCGCGTCGTGCCGGGGATCTGGCAGCGTCGTCTCGACCGACCGACGTCCGAAGTGCTCGCCGACGAGACCGTGCGAAGCCGCCTCCGCATCCTGAGCCGTGCTGCGAGCGTGGACGACACACCCTCCGGCCGACCGCCGGTCGACCCGGCGGCGTCATGACGGGCCGTCTCGGGGCGACACCGGTCGCTGACGGAACACGCTTCGAGGTGTGGGCGCCCGATGCCACCAGCGTCGACATCGTCGCCGAGCGCTCCGGCGCGGTCTTCGGCCTGACGTCGACTGAGGATCCCGACGTCGCTGGTCGCTTGACCTGGGTCGGCGTCGTCGCCGAGATCGGCGCCGGCGATCGGTACCGGGTCCGACTCGACGACGGCGACCCGCTTCCCGACCCGGCGTCGCGCTGGCAGCCGGACGGCGTGCACGGCGCATCCGCCGTCGTCGATCCGGGTCGGTTCGCCTGGAGCGATCACGAGTGGACCGGGGTGTCCCTCGACGACGCCGTGCTGTACGAGTTGCACGTGGGCACGTTCACGCCGGGCGGCACGTTCGATGCGGCGATCGGGCGGCTGCAGCACCTCGCCGACCTCGGCGTCACCCTCGTCGAGGTGATGCCCGTCAACGCGTTCCCGGGCGAGCGCAACTGGGGTTACGACGGCGTCTTCCCGTCGGCGGTCCAGCACTCGTACGGCGGACCCGAAGGGTTCGCCCGCTTCGTCGACGCTGCCCACGCTCACGGCCTGGGCGTGGTGCTCGACGTCGTGTACAACCACGTCGGTCCGGAGGGCAACGTGCTCGGAGCGTTCGGGCCCTACTTCACCGATGCCTACGGCACGCCGTGGGGTCCGGCCGTCAATGTCGCCGGACCCGGCAGCGACGACGTCCGGCGGTACTTCATCGAGAGCGCCGTCGGCTGGGTCGACGACTTCCACGTCGACGGCTTGCGCCTCGACGCCGTCCACGCGATCGTCGACCCGACGGCTCGCCCGATGGTCGAAGAACTCGTCGCTGCGGTACAGGAAGCCGGTGAACGAGCCGGGCGAACGGTGCTGGTGACACTGGAGAGCGCGGCGAACGATCCCTCGATGGTGCGCCCGGTCGCCTCGCACGGTTGGGGGGCAGATGCCGTCTGGAACGACGACGTGCACCACGCCCTCCGGGTGGCGCTGACGGGCGAGCGCCACGAGTACTACGCGGCCTACGAGGGGGTCCGCGACCTCGCTGCAGCGCTCGAACACCGCTGGGTCTATCGGGGCCAGTACTCGCCGACCCTCCGACGCCGACACGGCGCACCGGCGACCGGCATCGACCCGGCGCGTTTCGTCGTGTTCGCGACGAACCACGACCATGTGGGCAACACCCCACGCGGCGAGCGGATGCTGCACGATGCTGCGCCGACCGATCCGCGACGCCGTCTCGCTGCGGCGTTCGTGCTGCTGTCGCCGTTCACGCCGATGCTCTTCATGGGCGAGGAGTACGGCGAACCGGCACCCTTCCCGTACTTCGTCGACCATGGTGACCCCGAACTGGTCGACGCCGTCCGTCGTGGGCGCCAGGCCGAGTTCGCCGATGTCGATTGGGGAGGCGGCGTGGCCGACCCCGCCGATCCGGCGACGTTCGCGGCGGCCGTGCTCGACCCCTCGGTCGCCGAATCCGGCGCCAACGCTGCGCTGCTCGCGATGTACACCGAGTTGCTCCGCATCCGTCGGGAG encodes:
- the treZ gene encoding malto-oligosyltrehalose trehalohydrolase codes for the protein MTGRLGATPVADGTRFEVWAPDATSVDIVAERSGAVFGLTSTEDPDVAGRLTWVGVVAEIGAGDRYRVRLDDGDPLPDPASRWQPDGVHGASAVVDPGRFAWSDHEWTGVSLDDAVLYELHVGTFTPGGTFDAAIGRLQHLADLGVTLVEVMPVNAFPGERNWGYDGVFPSAVQHSYGGPEGFARFVDAAHAHGLGVVLDVVYNHVGPEGNVLGAFGPYFTDAYGTPWGPAVNVAGPGSDDVRRYFIESAVGWVDDFHVDGLRLDAVHAIVDPTARPMVEELVAAVQEAGERAGRTVLVTLESAANDPSMVRPVASHGWGADAVWNDDVHHALRVALTGERHEYYAAYEGVRDLAAALEHRWVYRGQYSPTLRRRHGAPATGIDPARFVVFATNHDHVGNTPRGERMLHDAAPTDPRRRLAAAFVLLSPFTPMLFMGEEYGEPAPFPYFVDHGDPELVDAVRRGRQAEFADVDWGGGVADPADPATFAAAVLDPSVAESGANAALLAMYTELLRIRRETPVLTDPDAEQQVLLDGAVLTVVRASATSVAVARFNFSDRPIDVSLDVNDAGTFEAGSELFDSSAERWGGEPATAATVSTPAFSARLWVAPRAG
- a CDS encoding 4-alpha-glucanotransferase, with the protein product MTRRPTDRSSSPELAQRATDLGVVVRYEDVDQVPHDADPDVLARVVEILEADRAESRRHVVDGVHVVDPGGSRGAIRIGVQGRVDDASLIVGGTRTAVAPGSTPGAITLPELPIGCHVLTVESGAHVEECTIVVPPATMPGLDPDRAWSSLFVPAYALWERDDPMPAYEHLRSLAVTLGERGVDTLATLPLYATFLDEPFDPSPYSPISRLHWNESYIDDDVLPAAPVPEFGDVVDWRVVGARRRRQLVEAAAAADPALLRRLSQFVAAHPDVGAYARFMADRDPAGGEIVERSHVLAQLLCDEQIGAIGAAPGSAGLSIDLPIGSHPAGYEAWAHPRLFAPDTAVGAPPDTFFVDGQNWGFPPQLPGQMRDSGYGLWRQMIERAGRHATMLRIDHVMAVHRLWWIPDGSSADRGVYVRYPERELLAVIAASAAVADVAVVGENLGTVPPEVGVALDDWEMLGMYEEQFTTGEAQLADIPARSVTGVRTHDMAAFAEHVATTDLTTYIRNLAASRDEPIDDLLDAVLERLAASDAAMLVVDLDDLLGERRPHNLPGRVVPGIWQRRLDRPTSEVLADETVRSRLRILSRAASVDDTPSGRPPVDPAAS
- the glgX gene encoding glycogen debranching protein GlgX, with the protein product MGKPFPLGAIYDGSGTNFALFSSAADGVELCLFGDDHTRGGDEADDEVRIELTEVDGHIWHAYLPDVRPGQRYGYRVHGPWNPSAGQRCNSSKLLLDPYAKAIAGDIDWDPACFGYDFDDPDRRNDQDSARHVAKAVVGDRFFDWGNDRAPDIPLHETVIYEAHVRGMTMRHPKVPPELRGTYAGIAHPAIIEHLHDLGITAIELMPVHQFVQDHHLVEKGLRNYWGYNSIAFLAPHNGYTSSAALGQIQEFKTMVKALHSAGIEVILDVVYNHTAEGNHMGPTLSMKGIDNQAYYRLVDDDPRYYLDFTGTGNSLNMRHPHVLQLIMDSLRYWVLEMHVDGFRFDLASTLARELHEVDRLSAFFDLVQQDPVLSQVKLIAEPWDIGEGGYQVGNFPPQWSEWNGQYRDVMRDFWRGEPSTLAEFGSRFTGSSDLYEADTRRPTASINFITAHDGFTLADLVSYNDKHNEANLEGGNDGESHNRTWNHGVEGPTDDPEINELRARQRRNLVTTLMLSQGVPMLVGGDELGHTQHGNNNAYCQDNEISWYPWDDIDADFAAWCRRVIAFRGSHPVFRRRRWFQGSVIRGIDDLAWLRPDGDEMTDDDWSTGYARAVGVFLNGSAIPTTDTYGEPIVDDTFLVLFNAGHESIEWRLPGPAWGRRWTVDLDTADPRKGVQRTANARQGSTLDVLGRSIVVLRSTQPPLAPRRPTARPDAPAPAPSTKQRRSGDDDPDETKEAVAT